The nucleotide window GGTATTATGGTAATTTTACTCAAGAACAACATTCATAATTTTCATCTCGAAATGATCCAGTGCACTTACAGCACTTATATGTTAAAGTAATACTAGTTGCATCATGACACTTGGATAGTTCAATAGATCGATCTGAACGGTCCATTCAGTTTGAAGACATTTCTCTCAATATTATACAAAAAACCAAACCAATCCATCCGTCGAATCTGTCCTCAATAAGGCCTTATTTTCTACAGCCATCCATTTTACAGACCAAGAatgagatggttaggatttcgaaATGAAAATGATTCTTAAGACTCATAGGTATTACATGACGTGGCCCACTAATAGATAGATCAAACTGTTGATCAGAGCTACTTATCTAcaaaatgatcttgaccatccatacaAGAGACTACCAATCAAGTGCCCAAGATTGAAAGttgaatctgatttttgcatggtgGTCCCATGAAATGTGTTGAACCTAAGTACGGTCCAGATCGATTGATCAACTGGACtttctaagtgtcccaatgcaaccatGAGTACAATAGCTTGCAGAACTCGCAGAGCACCAGATCATTTCTCAAACATTTGTATATAGCTCATGGACGTTTCAGGTGTCACAGAACAAGCGTCCAACGTTAAAATGAAGTCGGGAAAGGCTGCCGGAGAATTCTCTCCTCTTCTGCCAGCCGTCCAATCTCCGGCCGCGGAAGATGGCGGCGCATCGGTGTCCGGCGCGGTATTCAACCTGTCCACGAGCATAATCGGCGCTGGGATCATGTCGATTCCGGCCACACTCAAGGTATTGGGGGTGGGCCCTGCGATCGTTCTCATCTTCGCCGTTGCTTACATGTGCGACGTATCGACGGACTTCCTCCTGCGATTCACGCAGTCTGGTGGGTCGACGACGTACGCTGGCGTCATGGCGGAGTCGTTCGGGAAACTGGGATCGTTGGCGTTGCAGATCTGCATCATGGTCACTACCATGGGCTGTCTGATCATTTATCTTATCATAATAGGTGCGTGGATCTACTCTGCTTTATGGAATTCTAGGaatttggatggaatatacaccGTTCGTTCGGTGTATATGCTTTTCTTAtgagttggtggggcctactagaTATGTGCCCCACCACCCCCAGaaggtggtgggtcccactcttTTGCCAGCATGATCGGACTCTGGTACAGACAACGTCACAGATATTGTGTGGCACCTTGCGATGTTTCCGGCCCACGTGCCATCATCGCTGCCATCAAAATGGTAGGCTCCGATATGAAGATCGTGTTggaaaaaaatcaggctgttctgATTAGTGGATCGACCACACTGTCGAATCAATGGACAACGGACAATCTGAGTCAACATATATGTGTGGCCCGCTCAAAGAGCGGATGGATCTGATTATTGGCAAGGATGATCTTCACGGTGGGACCTACCGTTTCGATGGTAGTGATGTTCTAGAAAAGGAGCATGTtggaggggaagcggattgggtggtgtaccgcacaccagtgTGTGcctacgtgtcgtgcgaagacgagcgttgcAGCTCctcgagagttgtacgaacggttcaaagtagatcaaagttacatggactcgaaatgatgtatttattatatccacaccgttcatccattttttgagatcattttagagcatgataccaaaaatgattcatatccaaagattaagtagaccacaccacaaatagcagtgggaaaaTGATTCttactgttaaaacattcgtaggaccCACCGTagcgtttaatttccatccaatctattcacgaGGTACCTCGacgaagaggaaaagcaaatatcatgtcggtccaaaacttctgtgacctctgAAAGGGTTTaagggtagacgttcaatcccccacagcTTTTTCTAGTcgggtccacttgatatttttcggttcaagcctcgggacgagatagccaaataaaaggacggttggatataacacatgcgtcGTGATGGGATacacataacttgatgacgtcagCACATCAGTCATATCGCTGGTACGCTTCCGTTGGAGGGAAAGATAAATACACGAAcgtatggacgcggattgcgtcctacccgccTCCGGTATCTAtccacgaacgggcagttttataggcgggcccactgtaatgtatttgtttatccatgccattcatctcttTTCAAAGATTATTGTAagccatgagcacaaaaatgaagcagttcaaacgctcaagtgggctacaccaaataataagcttggctgcattaaatgcacaaagtgCGCATTAAATGTTAAAAAAAGCATGAAATGCTAATTTAATGTAAGATTCATTTGTGGCGTGGTCTACTCGACCGTTGGAATTGCCTCATTGTTGTGCTGATAGCTTTAATGATATTTGAAAAGAGATGACGGCCGTAGATAAGCAGATACTTCATTATGGTTAATCACcgtccaacctgatcataaggttacatagacctggatgcaGGAGAACATAGAtataggatccttactcttgctccggtggtaggctctcaggagtttcaacgccCAGTTAAAGGTTCCAATTATCCATACgtaataaaattcagatttaaagaaaaaaaaataaataaataaattttatttttatcttttaaaaatggAGAACATGGGTATAAGCTTGATTCTAAAGCTTTCtaccacttgagccttggaatgGGCTATTTTTACATGCACCTTCCTCTCATCTGCAAGAGGTAAAATTACAATAATGTCCTCACTTTTGTCACATGCTGTCCTTTGTGCATTTGGGCATTTATGGTAATGGATTTTCAGTTTCCGCACGAGGGTCCCACGGTTCAGTGATTAAGCCATGATCTGTTGCTAATCACTAATACGGTTCCTTTTTctttccattgaatgtggaccatccactgtACTTTTGTACATGACTGCCATGTCAACAAATTAAAAAGTTAGGATTATAATGTAAAAGATATTTTAAATGTATAGTATTGATCTCGaaattaatattataatatagttacaaataaaataaattaaattaaatcgaGTGCATATCTAATttaaaaatcaacaaaaatgATAGTATatatttttgttagtttctctTTAAATATGGTAGGCCTCACCTTGCTATTCTTAGGATACAATCACCCACTCAAGATGTTACCAAAAACATATCCAATACTAAAGTTTTTTGAAAACACTTTTCTTAACCAAAGGGAAAAGAGATACTTTTGATGAATAGAAAGATGATTCCAAGAAGGGAAAGAGGATTGTGTCGTACCCCGCATGGACAGAAATTGGTACATGTAGGagaactgtgggtcccaccattatgtatggatTTATCACTgccattcatctctctctctctctctctctctctctctctctctctctctctatatatatatatatatatatatatatatatataaagattatTCAAGGGTATAAACCAGAAAAAATGAGGCAGTCCcaagtctcaagtagaccacaccacaagaagcagtaaTGATAGTGATGACCATCGTTAAACCTTTATGCGGCCtagtgtgatgtttattttccatttaaattGTTTATAAGGCCagatagacatggatgaagggtaaatataaatttcagcttgatccaaaacttatgtgacccccaaaaagtttttaatgatgggcattcaatcctcactttgtggcccacttgagacttagatctgcctcatttttgagctcatatataaaatgatctataaaaacggatgaatggcatggataaaagaatATGCTCCCACGAGGGGGATTCTTGTAACCTCGGCCTACATGCAAGTCCTCTCTAATTGCTTGTAGCTGAGCTCATGTAACCCTGCTGTTTCAGTGGTGGCGGAAGTTGAATAGACGAAATGATGTTTATATCCTTTCCAATGTTGCACCCATCTCCAACGTGCACACACATGGCCTGCTTTTATTGAGCCATATGAGTAATTTCCGTCCACAACGTTGTTATACTTCCCCATAGAATGTTTTGACCTTGGACTAATATAATAGCGTGGTGGTAAACTTATATCATTGTATCTTATTTTTTATTGGATATTGCCGCTGTCAGATCATGGTATCCACAAATGTGTGTTTACGTGGcatagttttgtgggccccaccataatgtgttatattcacactgtccatccatcttacaTGATCATTTTATaagatgagacaaaaaatgaaacaaatctagATTAGAAATGCACCACACCACTTAAAAGTAGTGGGGGGTTGAACGCTTGCCATTCAAATTTTCTTGGGTCcatagaagtgttggatcaagttgatatgtaTTTTCCCTACATCCAAGTTtgattgaccttataaacaaattggatgacaaataaacatcttggtgggccctaggaaggtttcaatgatgggcgtcATTGATTTCCATGCTTTTTGCATGGTGtgcttcacttgagctttggatcttcttcatttttaatgacataccttaaaatgatattgcaaaatggatgaatggtatgggtaTAACACATGTTGACTAAATTACATCTAAATGCATTCAATAAGAGTAAGTACTTCAAATATCATATTGGAAGTGAAGCTCCTTAAGGAAATTATGTATTGTCATCTTGTTTTACTTCCAACTCCAGTTGTAATAATATCATTACTCATTTACCACACATTACATATCCAAACAGGCCTCAaaagttaaatgggccacatgggTTTTGGTCCAATTTACCCATTAATCAAATGTAAGGTTGTATATGATACACCAAAACATGGCGAATAAACCATTTctgttgtattatatatatatccttGTATGCATGCTCTTGATTATTGGTCCCGTAGTTAATTGGCTACGTTATATGTGGCAAAACCTACATCACTAATGTAATGATGGCAAGTGTCAGAAGATGGGAAGCGCAGTATGTGGTGTGTTGTGGCAAAGGTGTTTgtatacgtgttatatccacattgtccatccattttgtaagatgtgagctcaaaaatgaaacatatccaaatctcaagtggacacaccatagaaagtggtgggtattaaacacctaccattaaaaattcttagggtcacaagttttggatgaagctcatATTTGTCTTTTACCTTAATTCAGGTTTGTGTGAtcatatgaataggttggatggcaaataaacatcatggtgagccctagtgAAACTgtctccactgctttctatggtgtggtccactccaggtctggatctgccttatttttatcacgtgctctaaaatgatcttatgaatggatggtgtggatataacacatatattgggctcacagaattttgcCATATCAACACACTACCGtggtcagtggtgtgtggcacaccatgcaatccgcttcctagaAGATGGTCGTTTTTCTGGACGGTTATAAGCATCTGATCGGACTGGCGTGACTTTTGGCATTTGTCTATAGACAGTATCGCCCATTAATTGGACCATCTACACGTAGGCTTCCTCAGAAAGTAGAGATGGTTTATACACCCGCATTTTAGTGTATAGTAATCCCAAACATGCTAATATGGTATGTAATCGAGCACACGATGATGAAAATTTCATCCTGTGTatgttgatctgaaccgttcatttatCATAAGGCCTCACAAGTGGACCCCAGTCCCAAAAACCACAACACATACTAACCGTATAGTAATCATTCTACAAAAATCAATGATAAGATTTCAGTGAATTTTTATCTCCATGTTTAAGTCGTTaattttttgggtggcccacccatATCTGTCTCCAttgaatgaacggtttagatcactatAAACAGACGCCACGTGTACGGTGTAGCAAACGAGGGAATGAAAATCGTGTCCTCTCAAATGTCCTGATCTATGGTACTCCTCTCtaacacggaaacggattggctactccccctgacaccagccccggagctggtggtcggtgctctgtgggcccatcatgatgtatgtgtttcatccattccgtctatctatttttctagatcaatttatgttaaggcacaaaaatgaggtatatcccaatctcaagtggaccacattacaagaaacagtgttgaatgaactttgaccgttaaaaattttttgggggccataaaagtattgaatcaagttgatctttgttttatcccttcatctgggtctttatgacctaataaacggattggatttcaaataaacagtacatcaggccttaggaggatttaaatgatggatatccaatcactatttttttcctgtggtgtgatccatttgagatttttatccctctcatttttttggtaaaaacataaaattatattttaaaatgtatgaacggaatggatgaaacacatacatcatggtggggcccacagtgcaccgaccaccagctccggggctggtgtcagggggagtagccaatccgtttcctctctAACACCTATTTTGAATTTTGTTACTGCAGGAGATGTGCTTTCTGGGGCCCAATCGGAGGGAACCGTCCATTTGGGTGTTTTGCAGGAATGGTTTGGGGTCCACTGGTGGAATACTCGGGCTTTTGCACTCCTCATCGTCGCCCTCTTTGTGATGCTTCCTCTCCTATTGCTAAGGCGAGTAGGTTAGTACATCTTTCTTTGGCCCACCTTTCACTAATCCCCATAGTCAATCCAACGGTGATGATATCATCGACAATGAAAGCTAGCTGTCCGTTGTTGGAGCATGTGACCACTGTAATAAACAATCACATATGGATGATGTGGCATTAGCATACCTGTGTGGTTTTTTAAATGTCCTTTTAAAGAGATCTTGTACAGAGATATGGTCacatattatttaaaattttgtggATTATCTTATCAcgtgtatggtccaccatgatttcaTTACATGATGAGTACCACTTATTTTATGTCAGAATATCTGAATACGGATTGGGGTGCTGCTAGAAAAATAgacattaataataaaaaattcacatttcccaaaaaaataaaagctACATTATTGTAGTTATGTAGGAGCATGGTGCATGTGGTAGTACCGGATTGAGAGAGTAGGTACCACAGCTTGTGGTACATACCATCTCTCTTCCTGCGTACATGCCACCTGTGTTGGACATCAGTACAAAGGAATGGCAGCCTCACCATGAAAATCATGAGTCCGGATCCTAtgttatctggtcaacagggatttcctgttaccctaatggtttggcgtccgaagctttatttatttatttctttctttaagtgagtggtgacgtggaccaatgaggattagggtaacaggaaatccctgttgaccagataacagaggatcccgactcgaaAATCATCTGGCAAATCGGGCTGGTTCATTCATCAGGCAGGCAACACCGTTTAAATCAATGGACGATGAAGATCTGGCTAGATGAGTTGACATGAGGAGCAAATTAGGTGAGATCCCGGCCTCACCGAATACAGTGGGGTCCTGATGTatctattctgtatccacacttCGATTCTTTTTTTAGACCATTTTattgcatgatccaaaaaaaaatgaagcatatccaattatcagttggaccataacataggaaacggtggtgattgaccattaatgggccacaaaggttttggatcaaactgatatttgtctcatatgaccttatcagcagattggatgacaaataaacaatatataaacattaaggtacgtccatttcaatcaccactatttcctagaatatgttccacctaagattttgttTGATCTTCTTTGTTTCTGGGGTCATGCGCTAAATTCTTAGTaaacaaaaaacagatggatggcatagatacatcaaggtgggccccatggtaaggtccgcactgtcttgggtgaggctggggtctcacctaatccgctccatgGATATGGGCTGCCAGGTAAGCGATCTGCTTGATTTACAAGATGGGTGATCTCGTGGTAGGGCCTATCTGTCTTATAATATTGATTTCTTACTGAGGTTGCATGTTGTTAGGAATGGTGGTATGGTACTATTGCCTACAGGTGATCTTTTGTGCCCTAGGTTTCAATTAGGGGTGTAcgctgagtcgagctggcctcaactcgactcggctcggccactgaccccagcttgaacttggcttggctcggtccttgagcctgactggccagatcggctcggttcagttagtagcttgggccagttcgagctaagTTTGCGCCAAAATTGAAtctctgcggcattttcacaaatacatgcaGGGCACTTTCAGTTTCTCACTCTATGTAAAACACCAATAAGTAGTTCATgaaacaccttataggcaacatcaaaattaagaaaaatggtatttgtttcatatacataccttccttgccactagttgacacttcgttgagtcatttcatcaaacacttggtaagcaacatcaatatcaaagtaactgagtcaccgaactagttcaattcgagttggtgttcgatccgagttgagtcgagctcggttcgaaatttttttcgagctaaaaaagtcagctcgaactcaggtttgaaccgagtcgaatcaagcttttttgagtcgagtcgagcaagctaaccaagctaacttggttcgtgtacacccctagtttcaATTACTTTTCTAAGGAAATGAAATCATTTTGCATCAACAAGACAGTTGCATATATTTGGAAAGCAGGAGATGTTGCAGTGAAGTGTTTGCCTTTGCTTTCTCTCGTTAGGGAGAGAATGCAAcatttttttatatacaagaaatattaaaaagaatttgcctctgatgtatgttttatatgtaaGTTTTGGATAAAAAGATTTTCCTCCGTGGAATTATAATCCAAACAGTTGCAATGCAAAGGAAGAGGGTTTCCTTACCCTAGTGCTGATTTCAATTCATCTATACTCATGTCACATTTtaaatttcttttgtatttttctaaATTACGGCTCTAAAATTTTGAAATGGGTAAAATAGCCTTAGAAAGTGGAATTTGTGATTTAGTTTGTGATTATGGTGTGCAGACTCCTTGAGGTTCACTTCCGCAATATCAGTACTACTGGCTGTAGTTTTTATGGTCGTAAGTTCGGCCATGGCACTCTATGCACTCTTTCAAGGGACGACGGAAAGCCCGCGATGGGTACCTGATTTATCTGGCCAAGTTTCCTTTTTCGATCTTTTTACGGCGGTCCCAGTCATTGTGACGGCATTCACTTTCCACTTTAACGGTaaggatgatatatatatatatatatattccatcatTTTCAATTTAAGCATTTTGGTATTGTCCACAAAAAGGTGTCTTGGTCATTATTTAGGCTAAAGGGTAATTTGGTAattattgatattcaatgaaaaaaaaatttaaaaatatttatttacaaaattacttataaattttggaatttaCAAAATGCTAATATGAATTCCTGGGTTGTGCTTTTCATGAAGAGAAATTACTAAAAATTCCCTTGAATTCTTATTCTTTAAAGGGTGAAGGCAAGATATATGGGGCCATGCTTATGCGTATCACCTCCAAACCATCCAACAGATGAGCTCATTATGATACTTATTGTAAAAAAATATGGTGAATCCAATACTAAGGTTCACACACTGTTAAAAACAATATACACTACCCAAAAACATTCAAATTCAcgtgtagcccatctgatgattcgattgtccagattttttttttggttcgtgATTATCATGGTGGGTTGGATATATTTGATGGATTAGATATCATGCATACCACGCGGGCCCTATAACTGTCATCTTATTACTTAAttaaagaagaaataaataaaagaattttgataatctctGCTCAAAGAGTACCACAGGTATTTTAAATTTCCCTTAGGTATTATTGGGTAAAATTGGAATTCCTGAGAATTTTTGTGGTaaaaatctttttatttatttttaaatatatctTGATAGACGGCTAAAAGGAATTCCTGAGAAGCTTTGTGgtaaaaatctttttaattttttaatatatcctGAGAGGAGGCTAAAAAAGCATATACCTTTGATGAGGTTCTTGTagatgctgtgtggggcccactgtagtttTCCTGGCACCCAACTCATGATGAAAGGTCACCTGTCATTAAAATAAGACACCCCAAAAATATGCCAAtccaatcatctggtgggccacaatgtaaaaGGCAATATCATCCGCCCAAAAAATAAGTGTGGGTCAGCTTAAACCTGACCTGTTTGCTAAAGGGGGTTGGGTTTGGTGGCGTTCAACCCGAGCCCGATCCATTGACATGAAGCAGCCATATTCTCTAACCCAAGCCTGACCcactacccatttagcttggccAAAACCTTCATTAGAAGTGAGCCCGGCAAGTCCATGGTTTAAAGACTTGGATGAGTCCTATGCCGCTTTGTGCGAGTCAACTCGGACTTTATCACCCCCTACTTGGGCGAGTCACGACTCGACTTGGAACTGAGTGAGTTGGTCCAAGTCACCAAGTCGTCCAACCAGGGCCAGTTGACATGATGGTTAGTCGGTCCCAGTCACTGGGTAGTGGGTCCGAGTCACCGGTCCAAGTCCCAGCAGTAAAACAGACCATTAATAATAGACCAATGGCTTGGATTAACGGTCCTCATGACCATGTGTGGCATCGAGTCAGAACCAGCATTATGGGGTGAATTGACCCAACTCGGCCGAGTCATCACTTGACTCAGGTCCACATAGTCTTAAAAACTTGTGGCCAACGCATTGCTGCTGCAGAAGATTTCATCGTTGATCAGAATGACTAACCAGTGGACCCTACATTGGATTGCCCATGGCCCAGAAAGATGCACTGATCAGACCATTCTATCCAATCCATGATCGACGGCCAAGATTCTATTAATTGGGCTGCCTTTTTTATCCGACCTGAGAGATTTTTAAGCCTTGCGCAATCCTAGGTGTGATTGACAAGATTAATGGTTCAGATCAGTTATCCGACTATCTTATTTCCCGATAATGAATAATTATCCTTACATTAGCTACCATCACCTACACATTGTCACTTACGTGCCCCTTTGAATGCATGCTTGCAGTTCATCCGATACGATACGAGCTACATAAACTCTCCGATATGACGACTGCTGTTCGAATCTCACTCATCCTATGTGCAATCATCTATGCCGCCGTCGGATTCTTCGGCTATCTCCTCTTCGGCGACTCCACAATGGCCGACATCCTCACGAATTTTGACCGGAACTCTGATTCTGCAACCGGCGCTGTCCTCAACGATATCGTCCGACTCAGCTATGCTCTCCATCTCATGTTGGTTTATCCCCTAATCAACTTCTCTCTAAGAATCAATGTAGATGGACTCATCTTTCCCAAATCTCTATCGTTGGCTTCCGACGCAACCCGTTTCTTGTTGATTACTGCGTTTCTAATCGGATTCGTCTACATTGTGGCGATCGCCTTCCCGAACATATGGTCTCTCTTTCAATTTGTTGGCTCAACATCGGCTGTTTGCATCGCATTCGTCTTCCCCGGCGCAATTGTTTTAAGGTATGTGTTTCTTTGCGGTGCCATCCATGCATAATCCTTTGTCGATGGGCAATGTTGGTCAGTCGGGCTTTTGGGGCTGGCCCACTTTGGGCCTGTGGGTTAGACGCAAGCTTATAATTTAAGCACATTTATTAATTAGGCCTGTCTTGGGCTGTCTGgtgctgggcatcgagttgagttggactaAGTTAGGCTAACCTGACTTGACCTGATTTTGAAATAAACCTGACCCaactcaatccggttttgaaatacacctgacccgaacttgacccaACTGGGTATGGAGTCCAGCATGACTGACCCAATCCAAGTTCAAGCCTGGCCTAGAATAATCTGGACCGAGTCTGACTTGGTCACGGATACCGAGTCACGTAGGGTGCAGCAGATATCCGCAGGTTGAAATCACTactcaaaacctaaatgtacCTGTCAGAATCA belongs to Magnolia sinica isolate HGM2019 chromosome 8, MsV1, whole genome shotgun sequence and includes:
- the LOC131253514 gene encoding amino acid transporter AVT6C-like, encoding MKSGKAAGEFSPLLPAVQSPAAEDGGASVSGAVFNLSTSIIGAGIMSIPATLKVLGVGPAIVLIFAVAYMCDVSTDFLLRFTQSGGSTTYAGVMAESFGKLGSLALQICIMVTTMGCLIIYLIIIGDVLSGAQSEGTVHLGVLQEWFGVHWWNTRAFALLIVALFVMLPLLLLRRVDSLRFTSAISVLLAVVFMVVSSAMALYALFQGTTESPRWVPDLSGQVSFFDLFTAVPVIVTAFTFHFNVHPIRYELHKLSDMTTAVRISLILCAIIYAAVGFFGYLLFGDSTMADILTNFDRNSDSATGAVLNDIVRLSYALHLMLVYPLINFSLRINVDGLIFPKSLSLASDATRFLLITAFLIGFVYIVAIAFPNIWSLFQFVGSTSAVCIAFVFPGAIVLRDVHGISTRRDRIFAATMIIVAVIASAIAITTNIINLITPTT